Proteins encoded in a region of the Orcinus orca chromosome 8, mOrcOrc1.1, whole genome shotgun sequence genome:
- the LOC101281377 gene encoding ubiquinol-cytochrome-c reductase complex assembly factor 3 has protein sequence MVSCVRRSSLRRLRRRGGLARLLEAPECVSLVARSAMETLRKALIVGAVLGVGAGVGTALFVLVTPGEQQKQAMLKEMPEQDPQRRDEVAGTKELLLATLQEAVATQENVAWRKNWMSGGGGKSA, from the exons ATGGTTTCCTGTGTGAGGCGTTCTAGCCTGCGCAGATTGAGACGTCGCGGCGGCCTTGCTAGGCTACTGGAGGCTCCGGAGTGCGTCTCGCTGGTCGCGCGGTCGGCCATGGAGACCCTGCGCAAAGCGTTGATCGTGGGCGCAGTGCTGGGCGTGGGGGCTGGCGTGGGCACCGCGCTCTTTGTCCTCGTGACCCCGGGAGAGCAGCAGAAGCAGGCGATGCTAAAG GAGATGCCGGAGCAGGACCCGCAGCGCAGGGACGAGGTGGCCGGGACCAAAGAGCTACTTCTGGCCACTCTGCAGGAGGCCGTGGCCACGCAAGAGAACGTCGCCTGGAGAAAGAACTGGATGAGTGGCGGCGGCGGGAAGTCAGCCTGA